A genome region from Heteronotia binoei isolate CCM8104 ecotype False Entrance Well chromosome 19, APGP_CSIRO_Hbin_v1, whole genome shotgun sequence includes the following:
- the SLC24A5 gene encoding sodium/potassium/calcium exchanger 5: MFLAVSIVCDDYFLPSLEIISDSLGLSQDVAGATFMAAGSSAPELVTAFLGVFVTKGDIGVSTILGSAIYNLLMICAACGLLSSVVSRISCWPLFRDCLAYTISAAAVLGMIIDNKVYWYECASLLLIYGAYILVLCFDIKISQYVMKKFSPCCNCFEVNEDEAEQQLLIGWKETGPLIRRRSRADSGIFQDDSDYSQLSMSLHGLDTISEDPPSIFTVPEADLKRIIWVLSFPILLLLYSTTPDCRRPFWKNWFMLTFLMAALWIGAFTYILVWMVTIVGETLKIPDTVMGLTLLAAGTSIPDTVASVLVARKGKGDMAMSNIVGSNVFDLLCLGLPWFIKTAFVDTSGPVEVNSSGLTYTAVSLVCSIAFIFLAVHLNGWKLNRKLGVVCLVMYLGFAVLSILYELGIIGNNPVTVCGN, encoded by the exons ATGTTTCTGGCTGTGTCCATTGTGTGCGATGATTACTTCCTACCTTCCCTGGAGATTATCAGCGATT CTCTCGGCCTCTCTCAGGATGTCGCGGGAGCCACTTTCATGGCAGCCGGCAGCTCCGCGCCCGAACTAGTCACAGCTTTTCTAG GGGTTTTCGTCACCAAAGGAGACATTGGGGTCAGCACTATTCTCGGTTCTGCAATCTACAACCTTCTTATGATCTGTGCCGCTTGTGGGCTCCTGTCGAGCGTG GTTTCAAGAATTTCTTGCTGGCCATTATTTCGAGATTGTTTGGCATACACAATCAGCGCGGCGGCAGTTCTTGGCATGATAATTGACAACAAAGTTTACTG GTATGAATGTGCTTCACTCCTGCTAATATACGGAGCGTACATTTTGGTGCTCTGCTTTGACATTAAAATCAGCCAGTACGTCATGAAGAAGTTTAGCCCCTGCTGTAACTGCTTTGAAGTAAACGAGGACGAGGCTGAACAGCAGCTGTTAATTGGGTGGAAGGAGACCGGGCCCCTTATTCGTCGAAGGTCAAGAGCAGACAGTGGGATTTTCCAGGATGATTCCGATTACTCTCAACTTTCAATGAGCCTGCATGGACTAGACACCATTTCTGAAG ACCCTCCAAGCATCTTCACTGTGCCTGAAGCCGACCTGAAAAGGATCATATGGGTGCTCTCTTtccctattcttcttcttctctattccACAACACCGGACTGCAGAAGGCCATTTTGGAAGAACTGGTTCATGCTCACGTTCCTCATGGCAGCCCTGTGGATTGGTGCATTCACGTATATTCTCGTGTGGATGGTAACAATAGTGG GGGAAACTCTGAAAATACCAGACACCGTAATGGGTCTGACGTTACTAGCAGCGGGAACGAGCATCCCAGACACAGTGGCGAGTGTGCTGGTGGCCAGGAAAG GAAAAGGAGACATGGCCATGTCCAACATCGTTGGATCCAATGTGTTTGATCTGTTGTGCCTAGGATTACCTTGGTTTATCAAGACGGCCTTCGTGGACACATCAGGGCCCGTGGAGGTGAACAGCAGCGGGCTGACTTACACTGCCGTTTCACTTGTCTGCTCCATCGCTTTTATTTTCCTGGCGGTTCATTTGAACGGCTGGAAACTAAACAGAAAACTAGGGGTGGTCTGCCTAGTAATGTATTTAGGATTTGCGGTGTTATCAATCCTGTACGAACTTGGAATTATAGGAAATAATCCTGTCACGGTCTGCGGTAACTAA